A stretch of Manis javanica isolate MJ-LG chromosome 1, MJ_LKY, whole genome shotgun sequence DNA encodes these proteins:
- the SERTAD2 gene encoding SERTA domain-containing protein 2 — translation MLGKGGKRKFDEHEDGLEGKIMSPSDGPSKVSYTLQRQTIFNISLMKLYNHRPLTEPSLQKTVLINNMLRRIQEELKQEGNLRPVFTPSSQAANSLSDSYREAPPAFSHPASPPAHPCDLGSTTPLEACLTPASLLEDDDDTFCTSPALQPAAPTKLSPPALPPEKDSFSSALDDIEELCPTSTSTETAAATDSLKPSKSSAPKPEGLPEGRPDDPRLMDSLPGNFEITTSTGFLTDLTLDDILFADIDTSMYDFDPCTSASGTASKMPPVSADDLLKTLAPYSSQPVTPSQPFKMDLTELDHIMEVLVGS, via the coding sequence ATGTTGGGTAAAGGAGGAAAACGGAAGTTTGATGAGCATGAAGATGGGCTGGAAGGCAAAATCATGTCTCCCTCTGATGGTCCATCTAAGGTGTCTTACACCTTACAGCGCCAGACTATCTTCAACATTTCCCTTATGAAACTCTACAACCACAGGCCCCTCACTGAGCCCAGCTTGCAAAAGACCGTTTTAATCAACAACATGTTACGGCGCATCCAGGAGGAGCTCAAACAGGAAGGCAACCTGAGGCCTGTGTtcaccccctcctcccaggcagCTAACTCCCTGAGTGACAGCTACCGGGAAGCGCCACCTGCCTTCAGCCATCCCGCGTCCCCACCCGCGCACCCCTGCGACCTCGGAAGCACTACACCCCTGGAGGCCTGCCTCACCCCGGCCTCGCTGCTCGAGGACGATGACGACACTTTTTGCACTTCCCCGGCCCTGCAGCCTGCGGCTCCTACCAAACTCTCACCTCCAGCTCTCCCGCCAGAAAAGGACAGCTTCTCCTCCGCCCTGGACGACATTGAGGAGCTCTGCCCCACATCTACCTCCACAGAGACGGCGGCCGCGACTGACAGCTTGAAACCCAGCAAGTCCAGTGCCCCGAAACCCGAGGGGCTCCCCGAGGGCCGGCCCGATGACCCGAGGCTGATGGACTCTCTGCCTGGGAACTTTGAAATCACAACGTCTACGGGGTTTCTCACAGACTTGACCCTGGACGACATCCTCTTTGCCGACATCGATACATCGATGTATGACTTTGACCCCTGCACATCCGCATCAGGGACAGCTTCAAAAATGCCCCCTGTGTCGGCCGATGACCTCCTCAAGACTCTGGCCCCTTACAGCAGTCAGCCCGTCACCCCAAGCCAGCCTTTCAAAATGGACCTCACAGAGCTGGACCACATCATGGAGGTGCTGGTCGGTTCCTAA